The Vicia villosa cultivar HV-30 ecotype Madison, WI unplaced genomic scaffold, Vvil1.0 ctg.001310F_1_1, whole genome shotgun sequence genome window below encodes:
- the LOC131634508 gene encoding protein RISC-INTERACTING CLEARING 3'-5' EXORIBONUCLEASE 2-like: MGFVETFQLNGVHIETTVTSTQEDIDDILWTFLSPANGPKVIGFDMELTMYENKVSEKETGDRSECATLHLCNGHSCLIIQLLYLDSIPTSLFNFLRLPDFTFVGVGINHNLVKLEKEYGITCRNAVELGPLAATLMKMPRLSFCGVDELAFAVNKHDLGNYRPLITLYKDWGQSNFGKELAKLATINVYSYYMIGNTLLSADS, encoded by the coding sequence ATGGGTTTTGTGGAGACGTTTCAGTTGAACGGAGTTCATATTGAAACAACTGTAACAAGTACGCAAGAAGATATTGATGATATTCTATGGACTTTCCTAAGTCCAGCAAATGGACCAAAGGTTATCGGATTTGATATGGAGCTGACGATGTATGAAAATAAGGTATCAGAAAAAGAAACCGGTGATCGTTCGGAATGTGCAACTCTCCATCTATGTAATGGGCATTCGTGCCTTATTATTCAGCTCCTGTATTTAGATTCAATTCCCACTTCGTTGTTTAATTTTCTTCGGCTTCCAGATTTTACTTTTGTGGGTGTCGGTATCAATCATAATTTGGTTAAGCTTGAAAAGGAGTATGGAATTACATGCAGAAATGCTGTGGAGCTTGGACCTTTGGCTGCTACTCTCATGAAAATGCCGCGGTTGAGTTTTTGTGGTGTTGATGAATTAGCTTTTGCAGTTAATAAGCATGATCTTGGGAATTATAGGCCTTTAATAACTCTCTATAAGGATTGGGGTCAAAGTAACTTTGGTAAAGAACTTGCTAAACTTGCTACTATTAATGTTTATTCTTATTACATGATTGGGAACACATTGCTTAGTGCTGATAGTTAA
- the LOC131634510 gene encoding protein RISC-INTERACTING CLEARING 3'-5' EXORIBONUCLEASE 2-like, whose amino-acid sequence MDKVRVESFDLKGVKIKTTVIDIPNSKAIDEHISSLLHSASENRTKVIGFDIQYYLIGDTYSKYRRNCYESRCANLNFCVGQSCLIIRLKCDYPLNLKYSVTSSFNSVLNLLSLPDYTFVGVGIKHNLAKLEQQYGIGCMNAVELGPLAASIMNKPRLSYCGVDELAFVVNNLDLRKHRPLSMNYDWGCNPLSIELVKLATVYVYSYYKIGSTLLAWDSSIPPEPSFDE is encoded by the coding sequence ATGGATAAAGTACGTGTAGAATCATTCGATTTGAAAGGAGTGAAAATCAAGACAACTGTGATTGATATACCAAATAGCAAGGCCATTGATGAGCATATATCGTCTCTGTTGCATTCTGCAAGTGAGAATAGAACCAAGGTAATAGGGTTTGATATCCAATATTATCTCATAGGTGACACATACAGTAAATATAGACGTAATTGTTACGAGTCCAGATGCGCTAATCTGAACTTTTGTGTTGGACAATCTTGTCTTATTATTAGGTTGAAATGTGACTACCCTTTAAATTTGAAATATAGCGTGACAAGCTCCTTTAATTCAGTGCTTAATCTTCTTTCTCTGCCGGATTATACCTTTGTGGGCGTTGGTATCAAACATAACTTGGCAAAGTTGGAGCAGCAGTATGGGATTGGATGCATGAATGCAGTTGAACTTGGACCGTTGGCTGCTAGTATTATGAATAAGCCTCGTCTGAGTTATTGTGGCGTTGATGAATTAGCTTTTGTGGTCAATAATCTTGATTTAAGGAAGCATAGGCCTCTAAGCATGAACTATGATTGGGGTTGCAATCCCCTTAGCATAGAACTTGTTAAACTTGCTACCGTTTATGTTTACTCTTACTACAAGATTGGAAGTACATTGCTTGCTTGGGATTCATCAATTCCACCTGAGCCAAGCTTTGATGAATAA
- the LOC131634509 gene encoding uncharacterized protein LOC131634509, with product MTHVSEMEARSFWGNDDCDFSFSKSEGMSGGILTLWKDSALSVVLSFSGPGYLGVKVSWRNNFYYCINVYSSCTLSLKRSLWKELVDLKEKYKDGDWLLGGDFNAIKKRSERFGTSTSANKLEWREFSNFIEDVGMIDVPCKGKKYSWFSANGKSKSRLDRFILDGNIVSSWGVVGQFIAQRDVSDHCPVWLVVDKEDWGPKPFKFNNEWFNNKDFTCFVEEEWKAIKVSGRGDFVFKEKFRIVKDRLKWWNKVVFGKYDLEVEEGVGN from the coding sequence ATGACTCATGTTTCGGAAATGGAGGCTAGAAGCTTTTGGGGCAATGATGATTGTGATTTTTCTTTTTCCAAGTCGGAAGGTATGTCGGGCGGAATTCTCACTTTGTGGAAGGATAGTGCCTTATCGGTGGTGTTGAGTTTTAGTGGGCCGGGTTATCTTGGTGTGAAGGTTAGTTGGaggaataatttttattattgtattAATGTCTATTCTTCTTGCACTTTGTCTTTGAAGCGTTCTTTGTGGAAGGAGTTGGTAGATTTAAAGGAAAAATATAAGGATGGGGATTGGCTTCTTGGGGGAGATTTTAATGCTATTAAGAAGAGAAGTGAGAGATTCGGAACTTCTACTTCGGCTAATAAATTGGAATGGAGGGAGTTTTCTAATTTCATTGAAGATGTTGGTATGATAGATGTGCCGTGCAAAGGTAAGAAATATAGTTGGTTTAGTGCGAACGGAAAATCCAAGAGTAGGTTAGATCGTTTCATTCTTGATGGAAACATTGTATCTTCTTGGGGAGTGGTGGGCCAATTTATTGCACAAAGAGATGTGTCGGATCATTGTCCGGTGTGGTTGGTTGTTGATAAGGAGGATTGGGGTCCAAAACCGTTCaaattcaataatgaatggttcAATAATAAAGATTTCACGTGTTTTGTTGAGGAAGAATGGAAGGCGATTAAAGTTAGCGGTAGAGGAGATTTTGTTTTTAAGGAGAAATTTCGTATCGTAAAGGATAGGCTCAAGTGGTGGAATAAAGTTGTGTTTGGTAAATATGATTTGGAAGTGGAGGAGGGGGTTGGGAATTGA